The Deltaproteobacteria bacterium genome has a window encoding:
- a CDS encoding GNAT family N-acetyltransferase yields MTMRRESSASQKRQEREKNESLVFRPLTPRLMDVLGTVLRGSWGTGCWCMYPRLTDTQMRALPGFGSLNQRRREAMTQLARRRRAPGIVAFEGDEPVGWVAIAPRTELLRVESSRATPRIDDEDVWVIPCVTVGKTARGRGIAVALIKEAVAYAFKHGAPVVEAYPRAGDTRTSNDNAYFGTEPLFRRAGFRVVRTPPEDLPRNWVPRVTMRYVES; encoded by the coding sequence ATGACGATGCGACGCGAATCATCGGCAAGTCAGAAACGCCAAGAGCGAGAGAAAAACGAGTCACTTGTCTTTCGACCATTGACGCCACGCCTCATGGATGTGCTAGGGACTGTGTTGCGTGGAAGCTGGGGCACAGGGTGCTGGTGCATGTATCCACGCCTTACTGATACTCAGATGCGTGCATTGCCTGGCTTTGGGTCTTTGAACCAACGTCGACGTGAGGCAATGACGCAACTCGCCAGACGCCGCCGTGCTCCGGGAATTGTGGCATTCGAGGGAGATGAACCTGTTGGTTGGGTAGCTATTGCTCCGCGCACTGAACTATTGCGTGTCGAGTCATCACGGGCGACGCCTCGTATCGATGATGAAGATGTATGGGTGATTCCGTGCGTCACTGTTGGTAAGACCGCTCGGGGCCGAGGGATTGCAGTTGCGTTGATCAAGGAGGCTGTAGCGTACGCGTTTAAGCATGGCGCGCCAGTCGTCGAGGCGTATCCACGCGCAGGCGATACGCGTACGAGTAACGACAACGCCTACTTTGGCACGGAGCCGCTTTTTCGTCGCGCTGGATTTCGCGTGGTTCGTACGCCTCCAGAGGATCTTCCACGTAATTGGGTGCCGCGCGTGACGATGCGGTACGTTGAGAGCTAG
- a CDS encoding DUF4433 domain-containing protein, producing the protein MVVPAQPKIYHIVHVDRLPSIIAAGCLWCDAEIIQRAPLGTTIGMSDIKQRRLKELTLTSHQGLHVGDCVPFYFCPRSVMLYLIHQANHPKLDYRGGQGPIVHLEADLRASVAWAPRNNQRWAFTLSNAGAYYFEDRCDLAHLYEINCEAVQTNRWSGNGIASSTKEGKQAEFLMEHNFPLALVERIGVASLGVHQQVTGALRENNYRPLVEIKPEWYYP; encoded by the coding sequence ATGGTGGTTCCTGCGCAGCCAAAAATTTACCATATCGTGCATGTGGACCGGCTACCATCGATTATCGCAGCTGGCTGTCTGTGGTGCGATGCGGAGATCATTCAGCGTGCACCGTTGGGAACGACCATTGGTATGAGTGATATAAAGCAACGACGACTCAAGGAGTTGACTCTAACCAGTCACCAAGGGTTGCATGTCGGTGACTGTGTGCCGTTCTATTTTTGTCCGCGGTCGGTTATGCTTTATTTAATCCATCAGGCGAATCATCCGAAGTTGGATTATCGCGGTGGGCAAGGTCCAATCGTACATTTGGAGGCTGATCTTCGCGCTTCTGTTGCGTGGGCTCCACGAAATAACCAGCGTTGGGCTTTTACCCTGTCAAATGCCGGAGCGTATTATTTCGAGGACCGCTGTGACTTAGCTCACTTGTATGAAATCAACTGTGAGGCTGTACAGACCAATCGATGGAGTGGGAACGGGATTGCCTCGTCAACTAAGGAAGGGAAACAGGCCGAGTTTCTAATGGAGCATAATTTCCCTTTGGCGTTGGTCGAACGAATAGGAGTAGCTTCATTGGGAGTCCATCAGCAGGTGACCGGTGCATTGCGAGAGAATAATTATCGACCGCTGGTCGAGATCAAACCAGAATGGTACTACCCGTAA
- a CDS encoding macro domain-containing protein, with protein sequence MIEYKCGDILREDAEALVNTVNCVGVMGRGIALQFKNAFPENFQAYAAACKNESVQPGRMFVFETGQLTNPRYIINFPTKRHWRGKSRLSDIEAGLKSLVETIRRYNIRSIAMPPLGCGLGGLDWSGVRPRIAAALQSLTDVHVIVYEPNGAPAAEKMVHTREVPTMTAGRAALVELMSRYLGGLLDPFVTLLEVHKLMYFLQEAGEPLRLKYKKAPYGPYAENLSHVLRDIEGHLVSGYADGGDTPNKQLKLVPGAIEDTTTFLQQHPNTRTRFDRVADLVEGFESPFGLELLSTVHWVMKRESVSSVDEVVTHTYAWNSRKRQFTSRQIALAVDVLSNKGWAKKLEPRMRP encoded by the coding sequence ATGATTGAATACAAGTGTGGCGATATTTTGCGAGAAGACGCGGAAGCCCTCGTTAATACGGTAAACTGTGTTGGGGTAATGGGTCGTGGTATCGCGCTTCAATTTAAGAATGCCTTTCCTGAGAACTTTCAGGCCTACGCCGCAGCCTGCAAAAATGAATCGGTACAACCAGGCCGAATGTTCGTATTCGAGACTGGACAACTGACTAACCCACGTTACATCATCAATTTTCCTACTAAGCGACATTGGCGCGGCAAGAGCCGCTTAAGCGATATAGAGGCAGGTCTAAAGTCGCTGGTTGAAACAATACGACGATACAACATCCGCTCCATTGCGATGCCGCCTTTGGGGTGCGGATTGGGTGGGCTCGACTGGTCAGGGGTCAGACCACGTATTGCGGCGGCTCTGCAATCGCTTACGGATGTGCACGTGATTGTTTATGAACCCAACGGAGCACCTGCGGCAGAGAAAATGGTACATACCCGAGAGGTGCCGACTATGACTGCAGGGCGAGCGGCGCTAGTGGAATTGATGAGTCGTTACCTTGGTGGCCTACTCGATCCCTTCGTCACTCTCTTGGAAGTGCACAAACTGATGTATTTCCTGCAGGAGGCTGGCGAGCCGTTGCGGCTGAAGTACAAGAAAGCCCCTTATGGTCCTTATGCTGAAAATCTTAGTCACGTCTTGCGTGATATTGAGGGGCACCTTGTTTCTGGCTATGCCGATGGTGGTGACACACCGAACAAACAGCTCAAGCTGGTACCAGGAGCAATTGAGGATACCACAACGTTCCTGCAGCAGCATCCTAATACTCGAACTCGCTTTGACAGGGTTGCAGATCTGGTAGAGGGGTTCGAGTCGCCCTTTGGCCTGGAGCTTTTGTCTACAGTCCACTGGGTAATGAAACGCGAGTCCGTTAGCTCTGTGGACGAGGTGGTTACTCACACGTACGCTTGGAACAGTCGAAAGCGACAATTTACCTCTCGACAGATTGCTCTGGCTGTGGATGTGCTGTCGAACAAGGGATGGGCCAAAAAACTGGAACCGAGAATGCGCCCATAA
- a CDS encoding pyridoxamine 5'-phosphate oxidase family protein, translating into MSQFTPTERTTLHRMPKRAAYDRAVVHAILDEGLYCHVGFTVDDQPYVIPTIHARLDDRLYVHGSSASRMLRNLKQGVQMCVTVTILDGLVLARSAFHHSMNYRSALVLGMAHEVIDPQEKYDALKAVVDHVAPQRWDEVRWPNEQELKATSVLRLPLEEVSAKIRTGPPLDDEEDYQLSCWAGELPLRLTPQMPVADSRLAPTIAIPSYVSAYQRPHHPKESS; encoded by the coding sequence ATGTCACAATTCACCCCGACCGAGCGCACCACGTTGCACCGCATGCCAAAACGCGCAGCGTATGATCGCGCAGTTGTCCACGCCATTCTTGATGAAGGCTTATACTGCCATGTCGGGTTCACGGTTGATGACCAACCCTACGTCATTCCGACGATTCACGCACGGCTCGACGATCGACTCTATGTCCACGGCTCCAGCGCCAGCCGTATGTTGCGCAATCTGAAACAAGGGGTACAGATGTGTGTGACGGTAACGATTCTTGATGGACTCGTGCTGGCACGTTCGGCATTTCATCACTCGATGAACTATCGCTCGGCCCTCGTCCTTGGCATGGCTCACGAAGTGATCGATCCACAAGAGAAGTATGACGCGCTCAAAGCTGTGGTTGATCATGTCGCGCCACAACGCTGGGATGAGGTGCGCTGGCCCAATGAACAAGAGCTCAAAGCAACCAGTGTGTTGCGACTCCCCCTCGAAGAGGTCTCAGCAAAAATTCGTACCGGTCCGCCACTTGATGATGAGGAAGATTACCAGTTGTCATGTTGGGCTGGAGAATTGCCGTTACGCTTGACACCACAAATGCCGGTTGCTGACTCTCGGCTTGCCCCTACGATTGCTATCCCGTCCTATGTCAGCGCCTATCAACGGCCACACCATCCCAAGGAATCCTCATAA